One part of the Methanobrevibacter thaueri genome encodes these proteins:
- the radA gene encoding DNA repair and recombination protein RadA — MVELSDLPGVGEKTAEKLKDAGFADMMRLATATPKELSVKAEIGEGVAEKVIEAARRAENITFETALEVDERRKDVGHITVGSQEFNDLIGGGIETQSITEVFGEFGSGKSQISHELAVTVQLPEELGGLDGECVFVDTENTFRPERIRQIAEGFELDTTEVLSRIHVARAFNSAHQILMVDKINELIQSGVNVKLVIVDSLMAHFRAEYVGRESLAVRQQKLNQHLHSLQQIANTYNVAIFLTNQVQAKPDSFFGSPTKAIGGHVLGHASTYRIWLKKGLAGKRIARLVDSPHLPEGECVFKITSEGIVS, encoded by the coding sequence ATGGTTGAATTAAGCGATTTACCAGGTGTTGGAGAAAAAACAGCAGAAAAATTAAAAGATGCAGGTTTTGCTGATATGATGAGATTAGCTACCGCTACTCCAAAAGAATTATCAGTCAAAGCTGAAATCGGTGAAGGCGTTGCTGAAAAGGTTATTGAAGCTGCACGTAGGGCAGAAAACATCACTTTTGAAACAGCGTTAGAAGTAGACGAAAGAAGAAAAGATGTAGGACACATCACTGTTGGAAGCCAAGAGTTCAATGACTTAATCGGTGGCGGAATCGAAACCCAATCCATCACTGAAGTATTCGGTGAATTCGGATCAGGTAAAAGTCAAATCTCTCATGAATTGGCCGTAACTGTCCAATTGCCTGAGGAACTCGGCGGTCTTGACGGCGAATGTGTATTTGTCGACACTGAAAACACTTTCCGTCCTGAAAGGATTAGACAAATCGCTGAAGGATTCGAATTGGACACCACTGAAGTGTTAAGCAGAATCCATGTTGCACGTGCATTCAACTCCGCTCACCAAATCCTCATGGTTGATAAGATCAATGAGCTTATCCAAAGCGGTGTCAATGTCAAATTGGTAATTGTCGATTCATTGATGGCTCACTTCAGGGCTGAATATGTCGGAAGGGAGTCCCTGGCCGTAAGGCAACAAAAGTTAAATCAGCATTTACACTCACTTCAACAAATTGCTAACACCTACAACGTTGCAATCTTTTTAACTAACCAGGTTCAGGCCAAACCTGATTCCTTCTTCGGAAGCCCTACCAAAGCTATCGGTGGACACGTTTTAGGTCACGCTTCCACTTACAGAATCTGGCTCAAGAAAGGTCTGGCAGGAAAAAGAATCGCACGTTTAGTGGATTCCCCTCATTTGCCTGAAGGTGAATGTGTATTTAAAATTACTAGCGAAGGTATCGTTAGCTAA
- a CDS encoding AEC family transporter — MNEIEVTILSIIIMIGLGYFLKRIDFLSEKDIDPFNRIVMYILMPCMIFHAIYSADLSMLSKLGILPFIILASSFATGIVSYFILKRLNLDDITLWSVLVTVMIANTAFMGYPVTLGIFGQEGFLRAIFCDMATLCIFLILSFVLILKFGGTARTAVRKITLFPPLWAVVLGLVFNFLNIPIGAVIDNTVNYLGQGAIPLIMIALGLSIDFSALSRSKSMIAFTSVMKLMFFPLVAFLIATKIGLVDLQYTISIVEAAMPSGMMSLLLSITYKLDYELTSDCILINTVISLITLPVIIMII; from the coding sequence ATGAATGAAATTGAAGTTACTATTTTATCAATCATCATAATGATTGGGCTTGGCTATTTCCTTAAAAGAATCGATTTTTTAAGTGAAAAGGACATTGACCCTTTCAATAGAATAGTAATGTACATTTTGATGCCGTGCATGATTTTTCACGCCATCTATTCCGCTGACCTGTCAATGCTTTCCAAGCTGGGCATTCTGCCTTTCATAATTCTGGCGTCATCCTTTGCAACAGGAATAGTTTCATATTTCATATTGAAACGTCTCAACCTGGATGACATCACACTGTGGAGCGTACTGGTCACCGTGATGATTGCGAACACAGCATTTATGGGCTATCCGGTCACTCTGGGAATTTTTGGACAGGAAGGTTTCCTGAGGGCGATTTTCTGTGACATGGCCACATTATGTATCTTTTTGATCCTTTCATTTGTCCTGATTTTGAAGTTCGGCGGAACGGCCAGAACCGCAGTTCGCAAAATCACACTTTTCCCGCCTTTGTGGGCGGTCGTCTTGGGCCTGGTCTTCAATTTCCTCAACATTCCAATCGGGGCGGTCATTGACAACACAGTCAATTATCTGGGACAGGGCGCCATTCCGTTAATCATGATTGCCTTGGGTTTGTCAATTGACTTTTCGGCATTGTCCAGGTCAAAATCCATGATCGCATTCACTTCAGTGATGAAACTGATGTTTTTTCCGTTGGTTGCATTTCTAATCGCTACAAAGATCGGTTTGGTTGACCTGCAGTATACAATATCAATCGTCGAGGCCGCAATGCCTTCCGGAATGATGTCACTCCTGCTTTCGATAACCTACAAGCTCGACTATGAGCTGACTTCAGACTGCATTTTGATCAACACTGTAATCTCTTTGATTACACTTCCGGTAATTATCATGATAATTTAA
- a CDS encoding CoB--CoM heterodisulfide reductase iron-sulfur subunit A family protein, translating to MAEEKIDNNEELRIGVYVCHCGVNIGGVVDCPEVAEYAKTLPNVVYATDYKYMCSDPGQAMIQEDIKEKNLNRIVVAACSPRLHEPTFRRCVEEAGLNKFLFEFANLREQDSWVHMDLPEEATAKAKDLTRMAVAKARLLEPLEATKVAVNNTALVIGGGVAGIQTSLDLADMGFKTYVVERNPTIGGRMGQLDKTFPTLDCSMCILAPKMVDCQKHENIELISYAEVTEVDGYIGNFNVKVEKKPRYVDEALCTGCGSCQEACPIEIPNYYDEGVGMVKAAFIPFPQAVPLCATIDKDYCIECNLCVQACGPNAIDHNQQPEIIELEVGTIIAAIGYDPFDPSGIYQYGYGRYSNVITAMEIERMINASGPTGGHVIKPSDGIEPERVAFIHCVGSRDEQIGKPYCSRVCCMYSMKNAQLCIDHEPDTKVTCYYMDIRSFGKGYEEFYKTSQEKYGIEFIRGKPAQIFENDDLTLTIRAEDTLLGKVTEYTYDLVVLSVGLEHSAGSDELRQTLGLSRSADGFYMEAHPKLRPVDTLTDGVYIAGVAQGPKDIPDSVAQGSAAASRAAIPMAKGEVEIEPIIASNDETVCGACQVCVELCPFDAISIATGVGGKEFAQINSALCKGCGTCVGACPSGAMNQQHFKTEQIMAQISAALEDLGK from the coding sequence ATGGCAGAAGAAAAAATAGATAATAACGAAGAATTAAGGATAGGTGTTTACGTCTGTCACTGTGGTGTAAACATTGGTGGAGTAGTCGACTGTCCTGAAGTAGCAGAATATGCAAAGACACTTCCTAACGTTGTCTACGCAACTGACTACAAATACATGTGTTCCGACCCTGGTCAAGCTATGATCCAAGAGGACATCAAAGAGAAAAACTTAAACAGAATTGTTGTAGCTGCATGTTCCCCACGTCTTCACGAACCTACTTTCCGTAGATGTGTAGAAGAAGCTGGATTAAACAAGTTCTTATTTGAATTTGCAAACTTAAGGGAACAAGACTCCTGGGTACACATGGACTTACCTGAAGAAGCAACCGCAAAAGCTAAAGACTTAACACGTATGGCTGTTGCAAAAGCTAGATTACTCGAACCTTTAGAAGCTACCAAAGTAGCAGTAAACAACACTGCATTAGTTATTGGTGGTGGAGTAGCTGGTATCCAAACTTCCCTCGACTTAGCTGACATGGGCTTCAAAACCTACGTTGTAGAAAGAAACCCAACCATCGGTGGACGTATGGGACAATTAGATAAAACATTCCCTACACTCGACTGTTCAATGTGTATTTTAGCACCTAAGATGGTAGACTGTCAGAAACACGAAAACATCGAATTGATTTCCTACGCAGAAGTAACCGAAGTAGACGGATACATCGGAAACTTCAACGTAAAAGTAGAGAAAAAACCAAGATATGTTGATGAAGCATTATGTACCGGATGTGGATCCTGTCAAGAAGCTTGTCCTATCGAAATCCCTAACTACTACGACGAAGGTGTCGGTATGGTAAAAGCTGCATTCATCCCATTCCCTCAAGCTGTACCATTATGTGCAACCATCGATAAGGACTACTGTATCGAATGTAACTTATGTGTACAAGCATGTGGACCAAATGCTATCGACCACAATCAACAACCTGAAATCATCGAGTTAGAAGTTGGTACTATTATCGCAGCTATCGGTTACGACCCATTCGACCCATCCGGAATTTACCAATACGGATACGGCCGTTACAGCAACGTAATTACCGCTATGGAAATTGAAAGGATGATTAACGCATCCGGTCCTACCGGTGGTCACGTAATCAAACCATCCGACGGTATTGAACCAGAACGTGTTGCATTCATCCACTGTGTCGGTTCCAGAGATGAACAAATCGGTAAACCATACTGTTCCAGAGTATGTTGTATGTACTCCATGAAAAACGCTCAATTATGTATCGACCACGAACCTGATACCAAAGTAACCTGTTACTACATGGATATCCGTTCCTTCGGTAAAGGATACGAAGAGTTCTACAAAACATCTCAAGAAAAATACGGTATTGAATTCATCAGAGGTAAACCAGCACAAATCTTCGAAAACGATGACTTAACCTTAACTATCAGAGCAGAAGACACTTTACTCGGTAAAGTAACTGAATACACTTACGACTTAGTTGTATTAAGCGTAGGTCTCGAACACTCCGCAGGATCTGACGAACTCAGACAAACCTTAGGTCTCTCCAGATCTGCAGACGGATTCTACATGGAAGCTCACCCAAAACTCAGACCTGTTGACACCTTAACTGACGGTGTATACATTGCTGGTGTAGCACAAGGTCCTAAAGATATTCCTGACTCCGTAGCACAAGGTTCAGCTGCAGCATCCAGAGCAGCTATCCCAATGGCAAAAGGAGAAGTAGAAATCGAACCTATTATTGCATCCAACGACGAAACCGTATGTGGTGCTTGTCAAGTATGTGTTGAATTATGTCCATTCGACGCTATTTCAATCGCTACCGGTGTAGGTGGAAAAGAATTTGCACAAATTAACTCCGCATTATGTAAAGGATGTGGAACTTGTGTAGGTGCATGTCCATCTGGTGCAATGAACCAACAACACTTCAAAACCGAGCAAATTATGGCACAAATCAGTGCTGCTCTTGAAGACTTAGGTAAATAG